Genomic window (Deinococcus betulae):
ACCTGTCGTGGGCCAATTCGGCGGCGCTGCGGGCGGCCGGGATTCATGGCGGCACGCCGGACCCGGAGGGCGGCCGGATTGTGCAGCCCCTGGGCTGCCTGCTCGAACACGCTTCGGGACTAGTGGAGGCGGCGATTCCGGCGCCCACAGAGGCGCAGTATCTGGCGGCGGCGCGGGCCGGTGCGGCCGACCTGGCGGCGCGCGGCTACGTCAGCGCGCACACGATGGCCTTTGAGCCGCCCGAGGCTCCCCGCGCCTTGCAGGCTTTGGCCGACGCTGACGACCTCCCGCTGCGCGTCTGGGCCTGCCTGCCGCATGGGCGCCTGGGCCTGGCCAGAGAGCTGGGGCTGCGGCGCACGCCGGGCGGGCTGTTTCAGTGGGGCGGGGTCAAGTTTTTTGCCGACGGCGCGCTGGGCAGCCGCACGGCCTGGCTTCACGCCCCAGGTTATGCGGACGGCTCGGGCACAGGCATCCCGCTGGATCCCCCAGACCTCATCCGGGAGGTGGGGCGCGAGACGCTGGAGCTGGGGCTGACCCCGGTGACCCACGCGATTGGGGACCGGGCCAACACCGAGGTGCTGGACGCCTACGACCACCTGCGGCCCCTGGCCGAGCAGCGGGGCGTACGGCTGCGGGTCGAACATGCCCAGCACCTGCGCCCAGCGGACGTGCCGCGCTTCCGTGGCCTGACGGCCAGCGTGCAGCCTATTCACCTTCAGGCCGACGGGCCCATGATTCGTGACCTGCTGCCGCAGCTGCAGGGCCTCAGTTACGCCTTCAAATCCATCCAGGCGGCGGGCGCGGTGCTGGCTTTTGGCAGTGACGCCCCGGTGGCCCCGCCCGACTACCGCGCCAACTTTGCGGCGGCCATCAGTCGCGTGGACGACGCGGGCGAGCGCCTGGCCCCTGCCGAGGCTCTGACCGAAATGGACGTGCTGCGCGCCCACACGCGCGGCCCTGCCCTGGCGGCAGGCTGGGCAGATGAGGGCGTCATCCGCCCCGGCGCCCGCGCCGCATTTACGCTCTGGGACCGTCTGGGTGGCCACGCGCAGGCGCTGGTGCTGTAGACGGTAAGAGTGGTCCTGGAGAACTGCTTCAGCGGCCTGGGAGAATGACGAAGGAGAACGAGAAAAATGTGTTTCGGCCGTGGCCCGCTCTCTCGGCGCTGGAGTCGGTGATGGGCTTGCAAAGCGGTGAAGGACCGCTAGGAGGGTCCATCGGCACTCCTCTGAGATGTGGGTGACTCACCTGGCAGGCCGCATGGCTTGCTAGTCGCGTCGATTTCGCCTCAAGTTCATTGGGCCTCTTGTCGCTGATTGCCCTATTCACAGGCACTGGAGAGAGCCGAATTGACCCGAACCAACGCCCTGTTCAGTAAGGATGGAAAGCCGAAGGGTGATGGACTTTGCTGCTTTCCATCACCCTTCGGCTTTCGACCCTTTATTCCTCTTCGGGCAATTCTGCGTTGGAGTAGACGTTCTGCACGTCATCCAGGTCTTCCAGGGCGTCAATCAGGATGAGGAGCTTGCGGGCGTCGTCGCCGTTCACAGCCACCGTGTTGCTGGGCAGCATGGCGACCTGGGCGTTGTCCACCGTAAAGCCGGCGGCCACCAGGGCGTCCTGTACGGCATACAGGTCATTGGGGCCAGTGCTGACCTCCAGGCCATCCTCGGTTTCCTGAATGTCCTCGGCGCCGTGTTCAATGGCACTTTCCTGGGCGGCCTCGCTGGCGTCGGTCAGCAGGAGCACGCCTTTTTTCTCGAATTGCCAGGCCACGCTGCCGCTGGTGCCCAGGCTGCCCCCACGCTTGCTGAACACGGCGCGGATGTCGGCCACGGTGCGGTTCACGTTGTCCGTCAGCGTCTCAATGAAGATGGCGGTGCCGCCAGGGCCGTAACCCTCGTAGGTCACGTCCTTGTAATCGGCTGCGCCCTCGCCTGCACCCACAGCGCGCTTGATGGCGTTGTCAATATTGTCCACCGGCACCGTGGCGCTTTTGGCCGCCG
Coding sequences:
- a CDS encoding amidohydrolase, whose product is MTLPSPLTVLHARTLTLDDPCPEAGAVLVGGGRVLAVGTREEVRALAPQAQVRDHRDLLLTPGLAEAHIHLVSYGFSLEQLTLHGARSVAEVQARLAQRTLTTPPGTWIRGGGFLLSELGLSEYPSAALLDEVSPHHPVLLYSRDLHLSWANSAALRAAGIHGGTPDPEGGRIVQPLGCLLEHASGLVEAAIPAPTEAQYLAAARAGAADLAARGYVSAHTMAFEPPEAPRALQALADADDLPLRVWACLPHGRLGLARELGLRRTPGGLFQWGGVKFFADGALGSRTAWLHAPGYADGSGTGIPLDPPDLIREVGRETLELGLTPVTHAIGDRANTEVLDAYDHLRPLAEQRGVRLRVEHAQHLRPADVPRFRGLTASVQPIHLQADGPMIRDLLPQLQGLSYAFKSIQAAGAVLAFGSDAPVAPPDYRANFAAAISRVDDAGERLAPAEALTEMDVLRAHTRGPALAAGWADEGVIRPGARAAFTLWDRLGGHAQALVL
- a CDS encoding YebC/PmpR family DNA-binding transcriptional regulator; the encoded protein is MAGHSKWSQIKRKKGANDSKRSAMYSKHIRAIQAAVRSGGTGDPAGNLSLKNAIAAAKSATVPVDNIDNAIKRAVGAGEGAADYKDVTYEGYGPGGTAIFIETLTDNVNRTVADIRAVFSKRGGSLGTSGSVAWQFEKKGVLLLTDASEAAQESAIEHGAEDIQETEDGLEVSTGPNDLYAVQDALVAAGFTVDNAQVAMLPSNTVAVNGDDARKLLILIDALEDLDDVQNVYSNAELPEEE